A genome region from Sebastes umbrosus isolate fSebUmb1 chromosome 22, fSebUmb1.pri, whole genome shotgun sequence includes the following:
- the LOC119481459 gene encoding protein FAM111A-like has product MPCIVLSDSPGTMDQERGGATGPQIVTRSRGRVKEERDGDSTAGHLHRFPVKFSSTEPNEYTIDFDQPCTVLEAIKSDENFKKKMNCSDKNIMIQLGKEDKNYIFATHFPCSCIRRGASLILSYKSEQVETVQDQQDKTIQPRDEYSVFYIETVGGLDTKTKKPFRNNAVKKFKYLCDYGEKGMTVEEALKRDGRFIDDLSNFIENFTKIYEELHQQFPRLKELMESRVLANYYHYHTK; this is encoded by the exons atgCCGTGCATTGTTTTATCAGACAGTCCTGGTACCATGGACCAAGAGCGAGGCGGAGCTACAGGCCCTCAG attGTTACACGCAGCCGAGGGAGAGTGAAGGAAGAGCGCGATGGTGATTCCACG GCCGGACATTTACATCGCTTCCCAGTCAAATTCAGTTCTACTGAGCCCAATGAATACACAATTGACTTTGATCAACCCTGCACGGTGCTGGAGGCAATCAAATCAGATGAAAACTTCAAGAAGAAGATGAATTGTTCAGATAAAAACATTATGATTCAGCTGGGTAAAGAGGATAAGAATTATATATTTGCAACACATTTCCCTTGTTCTTGTATCAGGAGAGGTGCGTCTCTGATCTTATCATATAAATCAGAACAGGTTGAGACAGTTCAAGAccaacaagacaaaacaatacAACCAAGAGACGAGTATTCTGTCTTCTACATTGAAACAGTGGGAGGGCTAGACACCAAAACAAAGAAGCCCTTTAGAAACAATGCTGTCAAGAAGTTCAAGTATCTGTGTGATTATGGGGAGAAGGGGATGACTGTAGAGGAGGCTCTGAAAAGAGACGGTCGCTTCATCGATGATCTCAGCAACTTTATTGAGAACTTTACTAAGATTTATGAAGAACTGCATCAGCAGTTTCCAAGGCTGAAAGAACTGATGgagagtagagtccttgctaattattatcattatcacaCTAAATGA